The sequence below is a genomic window from Desulfobulbus oligotrophicus.
AAAAAAAATTCCGACTCGACCTGTACTACAGACTCAACATCATCAACATTGCCATTCCATCACTGCGTGAGCGAAAAGAAGATATCGTCGAACTGGTTTCACACTTTGTGAACCATTACCGGGAGGCATTTAAAAAAGAGATCGATTTTGTCCCCAAATCAGCCATTAACCGTCTCCTTACCCACTCCTGGCCAGGTAATGTACGAGAACTGGAAAATCTTATCCAGCGAGCGGTTCTCGTGGCAAAGGACAAGGTGATCACAGAAGCCGATTTAATTTTTGACGACGACCCCACGGCTGAGCAGGCTGAAGGAGCTGTTTTAAATATCGACCAGAAACTGGGTGCACAGCCGCTCAAGGATATACTGGCGGAATTTGAAGCACTCATCATTGAACAGGCGTTGTCCAAGTACACCGGCAACGTTGCCACTGTTGCCGATCAACTGCAGATCGGCAAGACCTCCCTGTACGACAAGATGAAGCAGTATGGTCTTTCTGCCAAAAGCATCAAAAAAAGCCGGAAAGCCAGATAATCCCTCCCTGATTTTTTCAGTCCATGCACATCTTCTTCAAACGTTGACCGGACAAGGATGGCATTGCTCGTTGCATCTGCCGGAACAACACCTGCTAAAAAAACTGCTGCACTGCTCCTTTCAGCTTAACCACCAACAGTGAATAGGTTGCAGGCAGACGTGCAAAAGAGTACATCACCTCTGATCAGACATACCCGGATGACGAGATCCTGCTGCCGACCGGCGACACGATCCGTCCTGAACACTTCCGCCTCCCAAAAAAAAAACCGCGTAGCTGCAATGGAACACCTAACAGAGTATCTTGACGACCTTTTTGCCTTTATCCGACACAGCCCCACTGCCTATCATGCAACCGCCGGTGTTCTTGATCACCTGACGCAACAAGGTTTTAAGCGCCTTGATGAAGCTGTTTCCTGGAGCAATCTTCCCCCCGGCTCCTACTCTGTTGTCCGCAATGGGGCCAGCCTGATTGCTTTTACCCTGAGTCAGGATCCACAAGCCGGCATGCCGATGCGCATGGCCGGAGCGCATACCGACAGTCCGAGCCTGAAAATCAAACCAAATCCCGTGCAGGTTCGCCATGGATGCGTGCAGTTAGGTGTGGAGATGTATGGGGGGCTTCTGCTTGCCCCCTGGTTTGACCGTAATCTTTCCATTGCCGGCAGAGTAACCTGGAGCTGCGACACCGGACCCATGCGGTGCAGCCTGATCGATTTTACCAGAGCAGCAGCCATTATCCCGAGCCTTGCCATTCATCTGGATCGGGAGGCCAATGAGAAACGACAGATTGACAGGCAGACTGATCTTGTTCCGATCATCATGCTCACCGAGACAGCCGACCCGCCTGACTTTAATGAACTAGTACGAAAAGAGCTGGTGCGTCTGCATCCGGAAGCGGCCATGGCAACGATACTGGCCTTTGACCTTTTTCTCTACGACCTTCAGCCCCCCTGCCGGGCAGGTCTGAACGGCGAATTCATAACCGGGCCGCGGCTTGACAATTTGCTTTCCTGCCATGCCCTGGCCAGGGCGATGACAGCAGCCCCGGACAACAACTGTAACCGGCTGATCGTTTTCAATGACCATGAGGAGATCGGCAGTCTGTCCAGGTCCGGTGCCCAGGGCCCTTTTCTTAAAAGTGTTCTGCAAAGACTCTATCCGGATCCGGATCTGTTGCAGCGTGTTGTTGCCCGTTCACTGTTCATCTCTGTTGACAACGCCCATGCCGTGCACCCGAACTTCGCAACCAGGCACGACCCAAACCATTTAGTGATGCTCAATCAGGGGCCGGTTATTAAAGTCAATGCTGCTCAGCGCTATGCAACCGATGCGATCACCGCCGGTCTGTTCCGTCAGCTCTGCACCAAAGCAGACATCCCGTACCAGGAGTTTGTCATGCGCAACGACCTGGCCTGCGGTTCAACCATCGGTCCCTTAACCGCCGCAGAAATCGGTATTCCCACCGTGGATGTCGGCGTACCTCAGCTCGCCATGCATTCAATCCGTGAAACCATCGGTCATCTTGACGGTTGGTACCTGTTGCAGGCGATGACAGCCTTTTTTGCTGCAGAAGACACCCAGATCCATTGTCCTGATCCGGGCTTCTGAACACACGACACCGTCCACTGTCTGATAATAAGAATAAAGGCCTTCTATCTGCTAGAGCACTACGAAATGGTACATTTATTTTTCGATCCGGTGAACAAACGTATTTGACAAGTATCAGGGTGTTCAGTATTGGTGATCATCCGTTAGTCTCCGTCATTTTCCCTGTCTTTTAGAAAAGGAACTTCCCATGCCAAGCCCGCTCATCCAACGGACAGCTTCAGCCTATGCATACCCTCTTCTGATCAAAAACCTGTTTCTTGCCCCGGTTGTCGACAACCCTGATCAGGAGATCGTTTATCGCGACCAGATGCGCTACACATATCGGGAAATGCGTCTGCGTATTCATCGACTGGCCAACGCCCTCTCTGCCTTGGGGGTCAAGCCGGGAGACACCGTGGCGGTGATGGATTGGGATAGCCACCGCTACCTTGAATGTTTTTTTGCAGTACCGATGCTGGGAGCTGTGCTGCACACCATTAATGTCCGATTGTCACCGGAGCAGATTCTCTATACCATTGATCATGCTGAAGACGATTTTCTGCTGGTCAACGACGAATTCCTCCCGATCATCGAACAGATCAAGGGCCGTATCGATACAATCCAGAGCTACGTTTTACTGACCGATCTCGATACTCCACCGCAAACGAACATACCGCTGGCCGGTGATTATGAAAGTCTCCTGGCCATGGCAGGTGCTGAATTTGACTTCGAAGATTTTGATGAAAACACCCGTGCCACGACCTTTTACACCACAGGAACCACCGGCATGCCCAAGGGTGTCTATTTCAGTCACCGTCAACTTGTACTACATACACTTGGTAACTTAGCAGCCCTCGGCACCCCGTTTCAACAGGGACGCCTTCATCAGCGGGATGTCTATTTACCGCTGACCCCCATGTTTCATGTTCATGCCTGGGGGATACCCTATGTGGCCACCTCACTTGGTGTCAAACAGGTCTATCCGGGGAAATATGCACCCGGGCCGATTCTTCAGCTTATTGCCCGGGAAGGCGCCACCTTTTCCCACTGTGTGCCAACGGTCATGCACATGCTGATGAGCCATCCGGACTTCGAAGAGTTTGATCTGTCGAACTGGAAAGTAATGATCGGCGGCTCAGCTCTGACCAAATCCATGTGCCAGAAGGCCTTGAGTCGCGGCATCGATATCTTTACCGCCTACGGCATGTCCGAGACCTGTCCGATTCTCACCATTGCCCATGTTGACCGGGATGACCTCAGTGAGGAAGAGGAGATCTCGATCCGCTGCAGAACCGGTCGCCCCATCCCGATGGTGCAGCTGCGACTGATGGATGACACAATGAATGAAGTGATCCATGACGGCGAGCATGTGGGTGAGATAGTCGTCCGTGCCCCCTGGCTGACTCAGGGATACCTCAAAGATAAACGCAACTCGGAAAACCTGTGGAAAGGCGGGTACCTGCACACCGGTGATGTTGCCAACATCAATCGACAGCGCTATGTGACCATTACCGATCGGATCAAAGATGTTATTAAAACCGGTGGTGAGTGGCTCAGTTCACTGGAGCTGGAAGATGTTCTTGGCCTTTATTCCGGGATAGCGGAAGTTGCCGTGATCGGTATGCCTGATAAGAAGTGGGGTGAACGTCCCCTGGCTCTCGTCGTGCCGAAAGATGAGGCATCCCCCCCTACTCCCCGGCAGCTGATCCGTCATATCAACCAGTTTATTGAGAAGGGACTGCTTTCTAAGCAGGCCATGTTGCTCAAAGTGAAGATCGTTGCAACCATTGATAAAACCAGTGTCGGCAAGACCGATAAAAAGACACTTCGTCTCAAGTATCTGGAATAATCCTCCACGCACACCGTCAACCCGGAAGGCCGGCACAGCGTGTCATCCTGAGATCAGCGGCACCGTTGTGAACCGGCCCGGATCTTTTCCCTGCCGCCTTATGGTTACGACCTGAACAGTGCACAGGCATCATCTTCCTCACCCAAGCGGCAGGATATGGCCAGAAGTGCCTGATTTTCTGTAGAGAAGATATTCTGCTCTCCGATGACTCGGTACAGACCCGTTGCCCGCATCACATCAAGAACCTGCTTTTTCAACCCGGAGAAAACCATCTCTATTCCTGACTGCTGTAACTGTGCCACCAGGTTGTGAAGCATCTCTTCACCTGAAGAGTCGATGAAGTTGATTGAATCGCCAACCACAAGAAGAAACTGAGCCTCATGGTTGTCAGCCACCGCACCCAGCACCGCATCTTCAAAATGGGCAATGTTGGCAAAGTAGAGCGAGCCGTCAAAACGAATGGCCACCACTTTGGTTGAGGTTGCCAGATCAGGATGGTACTTCACATCGCGAAGAGTACCATCTTTGTAACGCCCCAGGATCGCTACCCGGGGAGCCATGGTACGATACAGATAATGTCCGATGGCAAGCAAAGCTCCAACCATGATCCCCTTGTCAAGGTGAGGTGCGGCAAGCAGAGTGACTGCAAATGTGACCAGTGCCAGCAGGCCATCGGCACGACTCGCCTTCCAGATATGACGAAACGCCCGGGGGGTGATCAGCCCGGTTACTGCCAGAACAATGATAACCGCGAGTACGGCTTTGGGTAAATGGTAGATGAGTGGCGTGAGAAACAGAAGAGTGACAGCCACAAAAAACCCGTTAAAGACCATGGCCAGACCGGTTTGTGCTCCGGCTTGCAGATTGATGGCAGATCCGGTAAACGAACCGCTGGCCGGATACGACTGGAAAAAAGAACCACCAATATTTGCCATACCCTGGCCAATCAACTCCTGGTTGGGATCAATACGCTGTTTTGTTTTACCGGCCATGGCTTTCGCCATGGAGATTGATTCCATAAAGGCAACCAGAGCGATGACCAGAGCGGCACTCATCAACTGTAAAACACCGTCTACAGTTATCGCAGGAATGCGTAAACCGGGCAAACCAGCAGGTACAGTACCGACCACCTCACCGCCGCCGCTCAACCTCAGCACATCCTGCTCAATTTTCCTGATATGCCACCGGCGACCGTCGGTCCTGTCCTCCGCCGGAGCCATCCCCATCTGATACAGTTGGGAAGACTGTCCTTCCATGGGAACGGTCCGCACGAAGTACAACTTATGAATCCCGCGCATCCGATGGCGATTTTCCTGTTCAGCCGTCTTGATGTCAAGGCCCATCAGCTCGATTCTATAGCGTAAGTTTGCGGACTTACGGTGATCACCCTCTTTTTCCGCCTGCCTTAACTGAACGGAGAGTTCAGCAATCCGGCTGCTCATGCTCTCGATACGCTGAGCAGTGGCACCGTACTCTTCAACAAGCTCCCGGGTCTCCGGCGTCACAACATCACCTATCCGGCCGGTCTCTTTGTGTTCAAACCCGATGAGAGCACTGATCAGAGTCGTCAGGGCGACCACCACCAGCACGCCGGATTTGGCGAGAAAAGCCACCCGTTTAACCGCCAGCATGAGGACCAGACTGAATATCGACATCGCAAGGGTCGGCAGATGTGTCAGAGGTATGTACCCAAGCATCTCCCACACATCCACAAGGAAAAAATCACTGCGTCCTTTGGGAATACCAAGGAGCATATCCAGCTGGGAAAGGCCGATGATAAGAGCGGCCGCATTCATGAACCCTAAAATAACCGGATGGGAGACAAAATTAACCGCACTGCCGAGTTTAACCACACCAAGAAAGAGCTGAATACAGCCGACCAAAAGGGTCAGCAACAGCACCAGACCGATGTACTCCTCAGATCCGGGTACAGCCATCGGAGTAACAGCAGCTGCGGTCATGAGAGAAAGAATAGCCACCGGGCCAGTGGCAAGTTGACGGGAAGAACCCCACAGAGCGCCGATAATAGCCGGTACCAGCGCAGTATACAGCCCAAATTGCAGTGGCAGACCCGAGAGTTGGGCATAGGCCATGGCTTTGGGTACCAAAATCAGAGCGCCGGTGATACCGGCCACCAAATCACCACGGAAAATGAGCCAGGACAATGGGAACCAGGAAAGAAAAGGAAAAATCCGCAGCACCTGTTGACGAATCATGGAAAACTCCGAGAATGAAAAAGAACGACCGGCTGCAACACTACCTCAAGCCGTCACTACCAAAACAGAGCACCGGGACCGGCCGATGATATTATCAGCAATGTGCCCTTTAAACACCTTGGGCATGCCGCCTTTACTCCGGTTACCGATCAGAATCATATCAACGTCGCGGGTATCGGCTGTTTTCAGGATCTGTTCCACCGGGTCACCAACTTCGAGAAGAAATTCGCAGGGGACCGGTGGCGCCGCCTGCTCTGTCAACAGAGAAACTTCCTCAAGCAGCGCTCGGGCACTCTCGCCCTCTTCCTCTGAAGGTGCCACTGCCAGCATAATAATCTGCTGCAAGGTGGTACAGGTGTGCCCCAGGCTGATCGCCTCCTCTATCGCCCTTCGGCTGTTGGCCGAATTGTTGATCCCCACCAGGATCCGGTTGCCGCTTATTATAAAATCCTTGGGCGCGACCAGTACCCGGGGAAACCCCTGTTCCATCACCTTGGCCGTCATCTTCCCGACAAGCAATGACAGCCGGCCGGCCTTGCCATGCCTGCCGATGAGAATAACATCGGCTCCACGCAACCTTGCCTGTTCAACAATGGTTTTCTCCGGACTGCTGGATCCAACCACCACAACTTCGAGGGTGACGCCGATATCTCTGGCCATGGCCCGGATATAATCAAAATGCGGTGTGAGTTTTTCGCGACCTTTCCGCACTTCAAAGTTAGCAGCTGTGATCGATTCAACCTGGGTATGAACGACATGAAGAACAATCACTGTCGCCTGACAGGCCTGACCAAAAAACATAGCCTCTTGGATGGCTCCATCACTGAACGGGGAACCATCGGTGGCGAGCAGCAGGGTTTTAGCCTCGCCAAGTAAACTGGTGGAGAAACGATCCATAACAACTCCTCGAACAGTCGATGAGTGAGGGGTGACTATACGATGACAACAATGATGTACTGCTCTCTTTCCGAAACAGCACCAACTGCTGTATTGCAGTGATGCTTGCCCTTTTGAAGCGATCCGGTTGTTTCATTGAAACAAAGGTGATGCTCTACCTTCCAGAGTATCTCTGGCAAACCAGCCGATAAAAGTAAAGCTCCCATTTTCTAGCAAGATCAGGACGTTATTCGATAATTTCCTCAACTGTTTCTTGATAGTGTACAAACAGTGTCATCGTCAAGCTCTTTTCATAACCGTACACAGCGGGTTGCTTCAGACAGCATGCCTGAGGTGTCGAGGTAAACAGTCAATATCCCTGCACATTCCCTTGTTGCCCGGGCAGATATGACCTATCCACAGGGACATGGCACAACCAGCCGCACGAACCATGCAGCCTCCTTTGCCCCGAGCTGTTCCCATCAACAGGATCATGGTGAGACAACATTGTCCAGCCGCTCTGTACAAAGCGTTGACAGAATTTGATGTTAATTTCAGAAAACAGAATGGTTTTCCCAAAGGCAAGACGGTCTGTACGGATCAGGATGGAGTATCGTGAATAAAACCAGGTCAACCTGTACAGCCGCACCGGGAAGTGAGTTCTTTTTTCCGGACCTTCATCCACCAGACGATGGCAGTGGATATGCTGTGCAGAGTCTGGGATGCGGCTATGACGGAAATAAAATTTTTGGTGATACCTCAAACAAAACCCGATCGCTCAAGATCAGACCGATAAAAACAGCACGTTTTTATCAAAAATCCTTATCATCGGGATTTTTCTGAACACCCCTTTTTACCGTTAGCCCTGTCCCCCGACACCGGCTCCATCAAAAAGACAGAGCCGGTTCGGTGCCGGAAGAGCGGGAGGTCTGCAATCGCCGTGCATACCAGCCATTCTCTTGAAATCACTGTATTTTCGCAGCCAGGACAGATGGTACCGCGTCAGGATCATCAAAGGATTCGCCAACAGCCTTGCCGGCTCCATCCATACACTGATAGGGAGGGATGACTCTGTGAACCTCTTCTGTTCCAGACAACAGCGAAGTACCGATGACCAGAGTCTCCCATTCAAAGACAGCGCTTTCCGTCACCGTCAATGCTGTCCCTTTGCTTTTGCCGCTGAACGGTTCAAGGCACTGAGCAGAGATTTAATGGAGGCAACGATAATATCCGTATCCACACCCGCACCCCACCAGCCTTCATTATCCTGGTCGAGAATTTCAATATAACTCACAGCCTTGGCAGAACTTCCCCGGGTAAGGGCATGTTCATGGTACGAGTGGAGCACAAAACGCAAACCAAGCCCATCGCGCAAGGCGGTGCAAAAGGCATCCAAAGGACCATTGCCACTGGCCCGGATGCTCTGTTCCCCTCCTTTGGTCACCACCACGGCCTCAATTTCGGCTATGGACTGTTCCTCATCACGATCAAAATGACGTTTTATCACGTTAAAGGATTTCAGGGCATACCCGTTAACGTTGAACAGGTACTCCTTTTCAAAGGTCTGGAAGATCATCTCCGGTGACAGCTCATCACTGCAGGCATCGGACACCTCCTGTATCACCCTGCCAAAGCCCGGCCGCATGTCATTGGGTAACTTAAACCCGAACTCATGCTCCATAATGTAGGCTATCCCGCCCTTACCGGACTGACTGTTGATCCGGATGATTGACTCGTAGGTCCGGCCGACATCCTGTGGATCGATCGGCAGATAGGGCACTTCCCAAAGCCCGCTTTGCGTCAGTTCCAAAGCGGTCATCCCCTTGTTGATCGCATCCTGATGCGACCCGGAAAAAGCAGTATAGACCAACTCCCCGGCATACGGATGGCGGGGATGAACCTTCATTTTAGTACACCGTTCATAGACATTGATCACCTTGTTAATCCGGGAAAAATCCAGTTCCGGATCAACACCCTGGCTGAACATGTTGAGGGCCAGTGTAACAATATCGACATTACCGGTCCGCTCACCGTTACCAAACAGGGTCCCCTCAACCCGATCAGCACCGGCCATCAGCGCCAGTTCAGTGGCAGCCACAGCCTCGCCCCGATCATTATGGGCATGCACACTGATCAGGACGCAGTCACGATTTTTCACGTGCCGACAAAACCATTCAATCTGATCTGCATAGATATTCGGAGTTGACATCTCAACCGTGGCCGGCAGATTGATTATCATCGGTTTTTCAGGAGACGGTTCCCAGACGTCCATGACAGCCTCACAGATCTCCAGGGAAAAATCCAACTCCGTGCCGGTAAAACTCTCAGGTGAATACTCGTAACGGATGATGGTCTCTGCTCGTTCTGCCTGTTCCCGAATGAGCTTTGCTCCGGTGACTCCAAGTTCTATGATCTCCTTCTTATCTTTTTTAAACACCACATCCCGTTGCAGGATTGATGTGGAATTGTACAGATGCATGATAGCTTCACGAGCTCCCTGGATCGAAGCGAACGATCTCTTGATCAGATGTTCACGGGCCTGGGTCAACACCTGCGGGACAACCCCTGTCGGAATATGGTTGCCTTCGATTAACAAACGGAGGAAATCGTATTCAATCTGTGAGGCAGAGGGAAAACCGACCTCGATCTCTTTGAAGCCGATCTGTACAAGTAACTGAAACATCTCCAGTTTCTCCTCTACATTCATCGGCTGAATGAGTGCCTGGTTCCCATCACGCAAATCCACACTGCACCAGATCGGGGCACGTGTGATCATCTGATCGGGCCATCTGCGGTCCTGCAATGGTACCTGTGGGTACGGTCGATACTTACGCAATTTTTCCTGATTCATCTCTTTCCTCCATCATCAGGCAAAAAAAAAAGCCACGGTTCGAAAACCGTGGCTTATAAGGGGCGAATGTCGTGAGCTTGTCAGAACACACCTTTCTCCTCTGCCACGGTTGATCCGTGTAGTCGGCTAAGAAGAAGATGTGCTAGTGTACAAGTCATAATTCGTTGCATGATTAATTTGCTCACATACTAAGAGTCTCCTGCTCTGTTTGTCAAGCACGAAAACAAGAATAAACAGTAGAGCTCAATATTACATTTCACCACGTAAAAATTTTTCAGCAAGATCAACATCCCGCCTGGAGCCAATGATCAGCGGCACTCGCTGATGGAGGTTTTTCGGCTCAATGTCCAGAATACGACGGCCATCATCGGTAATAGCACGCCCTCCCGCCTGTTCGACAATCAGGGCCAAAGGCGCTGCTTCATAGAGAAGCCGCAACTTGCCTTCGGATTTTTCTCCGCTCTTCTTGTCGCGGGTATAAAGGAAGATGCCGCCCTTAATCAGGTTCCGATGAAAATCAGCCACCAGTGACCCGATATAGCGCAAGCTGTACGGTCCATTGCCACCATCGGCTCTTTTTAAGTAATTGATGAAGTTCCGGGTGCTATCAAACCAATGGTCGGCATAGGCCTCATTCACGCTGTAATAAAGCGATGTTTCCGGGATTTTGATATCAGGATGACTGAGGAAGAATTCGCCGACACTTGGATCAAGAGTAAACCCATGCACCCCGGAACCGGTGGTGTACACCATGACTGTTGACGAGCCGTAAATAATGTATCCGGCGGCAACCTGTTGAGTGCCCTTTTGAAGCAGATCTTGAGCGTTGCCCTGGCCGGAAGGGCTGATGCGCCGATGAATGGAAAAAATAGTGCCGATGCTCACATTGACGTCGATATTGGTCGATCCGTCAAGAGGGTCAAAGGCAATGGTATAGTTCCCCTCGTAACCGTCAAGCACAGGAATAATATCGTCCTCTTCCTCTGAGGCCATGACACAGACATGGCCGCACTGCTCCATGCGCCGCTTGATGGTCTGGTTGGCAAAGACATCGAGTTTTTGTACGTTCTCACCCTGAATATTGGTCCGCCCGGACTGCCCGAGGATATCGGCCAGGCCGGCCATGTTCACCTCGGCACTGATTATCTTACCGGCCACAACCAGATCATTCAGCAGACTGGTCAACTCACCGGTGGCCTCCGGATGCAGGCGCTGATCGTCCATAATCTGGCGACTGACGGTGATTCCTTTTCTCTTGACGAGCATATCGTTCTCCTTGAGCTGTTATGGGACAAAGGCGGGTGCCGGATTACGGTTTAATGCCCGCTGTCAGCAGACTCCAGAGGTTGCCGGAGTTCCAGCCAGGCAACCAGCGTCCGGACACCCGTCCCTGACGGACCTTTAGGGACATAGGATTTTTCAGTAAAATCCCAGGCCGTACCGGCAATGTCAAGGTGAGCCCACGGGATTTCACCAACAAATTCCTGTAAATAACTAGCGGCAGTGATGGTGCCGGCACTGCGATCACTACCGGCATTTTTAATATCCGCCACCTTTGAATCGATCTGCTTTCGGTACTCCGGTCCCAACGGCAACCGCCAGAGAGGTTCGTTGACCCGAGCCCCGGCCTCTGTCAGTTGAGCAGCCAGTTGATCGTTGTTTGTCAGCAAACCGGTATAATGATGACCAAGACCAATAACCACAGCACCGGTTAGGGTGGCCAGATCCACCACCGCCTGCGGCTTGTACCTCTCAATACCGTACGCCAGTGCATCGGCCAGGATCAACCTTCCCTCAGCATCGGTATTGATGATTTCCGAAGTTTTCCCGCCATAATGACGGATAACATCACCAGGTTTAAGGGCGGCCGAACCGGACAGATTTTCCGTTGCCGGAATCAAACCAACAACATTGACCCCGGTAATACCGATCTCGGCAATGGCCTGCATGGCGGTAAGAACTGCCGCTCCACCGCACATATCATATTTCATGTCTTCCATGCCGGCGGAGGGTTTGGTGCAGATACCGCCTGAATCAAAGGTCAGGCCTTTACCGACCAGGAGGATGGTTGGATCTGCTTTGCTGGTCTGGTACTCCAACACAATCAGATACGGAGGCAGGGCAGACCCCTGGTTGACCCCTAAAATTCCGCCCATCTTCAATTCTTCTAAATCAACGCTGTCTAAAATCTCGCACTGAAGCGGAAGTTTTTCTGCCAGCTTTTGGGCGTAATCGGCAAAATCAGATGGAGTCCAGCCATTGCCGGGCTGATTGGCCATGTCACGAGCCGCATTGACAGCCTCAGCAAGGATACGTCCTCGTTCCAGCCCTCTGTGTGCCTCCCGGGACTCCGAATGATCGGCACCCAGTAAAAACTGCTCTACCCTCATAACAGCAGCAGCATCTTCTTTCGGGCTTTTATACACATCAAACTTATAACTTCCCAGTAACAGTCCCTCGCTCACACATTCGGCGATATCAGACGTATCAAGCTGATAATCTTTTGGTAAAACCACCAGCACGTCTTTCGCCTTCAGTACGCCTGCCTGTTTGGCGGCTGTACCGGCCGACAGCCGCAACTGTTCCCGACGGGTATTGGAGGCCTCACTCTTCTTGCCGAGTCCAACGAATAAAAGGCGTTTAGCATGAGACAACCCCTCTCCACCGCCACTGATCAGACCGGGATACATAAGAAAAACCTCCTCCCTAGCCCCCTTGAAATCACCGAGGTCACGAATCTGTAACAGAAATCTGCAGAGATCCTCATTGCATTCCGTAGTAACGGGGGCATCTTCCTCAACAAAATAAATGAGTAAATCGCCGGAGAAGGTCTCTACCGGAGCATCGAACAGTTGTATGGGTATTTGACGGGTATGCACAAATAATATCCTTGACGTAAAGAAAGCTCCATATTGCTTTAAAAGCACTGAGAACTGTTTATTATCGGTATTTACACTAAACTTAACTGAACCTCAATCGTCAAAACCATCAGCTTGATGGCTCTTCTGTAAAACACTGCTCTCAACGGAGATAACCGTGCTGCTTGTGTTCATTTTAGCTGTAACGACCGCGCTTCTGGTCTCTGCAACCTGTTCCCTTTTTGAAGCAATTCTTCTTTCTCTGACTCCGGCTCAGATCGAGATGATGATCGAAACCCA
It includes:
- the leuA gene encoding 2-isopropylmalate synthase, which produces MNQEKLRKYRPYPQVPLQDRRWPDQMITRAPIWCSVDLRDGNQALIQPMNVEEKLEMFQLLVQIGFKEIEVGFPSASQIEYDFLRLLIEGNHIPTGVVPQVLTQAREHLIKRSFASIQGAREAIMHLYNSTSILQRDVVFKKDKKEIIELGVTGAKLIREQAERAETIIRYEYSPESFTGTELDFSLEICEAVMDVWEPSPEKPMIINLPATVEMSTPNIYADQIEWFCRHVKNRDCVLISVHAHNDRGEAVAATELALMAGADRVEGTLFGNGERTGNVDIVTLALNMFSQGVDPELDFSRINKVINVYERCTKMKVHPRHPYAGELVYTAFSGSHQDAINKGMTALELTQSGLWEVPYLPIDPQDVGRTYESIIRINSQSGKGGIAYIMEHEFGFKLPNDMRPGFGRVIQEVSDACSDELSPEMIFQTFEKEYLFNVNGYALKSFNVIKRHFDRDEEQSIAEIEAVVVTKGGEQSIRASGNGPLDAFCTALRDGLGLRFVLHSYHEHALTRGSSAKAVSYIEILDQDNEGWWGAGVDTDIIVASIKSLLSALNRSAAKAKGQH
- a CDS encoding fatty acid--CoA ligase, producing MPSPLIQRTASAYAYPLLIKNLFLAPVVDNPDQEIVYRDQMRYTYREMRLRIHRLANALSALGVKPGDTVAVMDWDSHRYLECFFAVPMLGAVLHTINVRLSPEQILYTIDHAEDDFLLVNDEFLPIIEQIKGRIDTIQSYVLLTDLDTPPQTNIPLAGDYESLLAMAGAEFDFEDFDENTRATTFYTTGTTGMPKGVYFSHRQLVLHTLGNLAALGTPFQQGRLHQRDVYLPLTPMFHVHAWGIPYVATSLGVKQVYPGKYAPGPILQLIAREGATFSHCVPTVMHMLMSHPDFEEFDLSNWKVMIGGSALTKSMCQKALSRGIDIFTAYGMSETCPILTIAHVDRDDLSEEEEISIRCRTGRPIPMVQLRLMDDTMNEVIHDGEHVGEIVVRAPWLTQGYLKDKRNSENLWKGGYLHTGDVANINRQRYVTITDRIKDVIKTGGEWLSSLELEDVLGLYSGIAEVAVIGMPDKKWGERPLALVVPKDEASPPTPRQLIRHINQFIEKGLLSKQAMLLKVKIVATIDKTSVGKTDKKTLRLKYLE
- a CDS encoding SulP family inorganic anion transporter; the encoded protein is MIRQQVLRIFPFLSWFPLSWLIFRGDLVAGITGALILVPKAMAYAQLSGLPLQFGLYTALVPAIIGALWGSSRQLATGPVAILSLMTAAAVTPMAVPGSEEYIGLVLLLTLLVGCIQLFLGVVKLGSAVNFVSHPVILGFMNAAALIIGLSQLDMLLGIPKGRSDFFLVDVWEMLGYIPLTHLPTLAMSIFSLVLMLAVKRVAFLAKSGVLVVVALTTLISALIGFEHKETGRIGDVVTPETRELVEEYGATAQRIESMSSRIAELSVQLRQAEKEGDHRKSANLRYRIELMGLDIKTAEQENRHRMRGIHKLYFVRTVPMEGQSSQLYQMGMAPAEDRTDGRRWHIRKIEQDVLRLSGGGEVVGTVPAGLPGLRIPAITVDGVLQLMSAALVIALVAFMESISMAKAMAGKTKQRIDPNQELIGQGMANIGGSFFQSYPASGSFTGSAINLQAGAQTGLAMVFNGFFVAVTLLFLTPLIYHLPKAVLAVIIVLAVTGLITPRAFRHIWKASRADGLLALVTFAVTLLAAPHLDKGIMVGALLAIGHYLYRTMAPRVAILGRYKDGTLRDVKYHPDLATSTKVVAIRFDGSLYFANIAHFEDAVLGAVADNHEAQFLLVVGDSINFIDSSGEEMLHNLVAQLQQSGIEMVFSGLKKQVLDVMRATGLYRVIGEQNIFSTENQALLAISCRLGEEDDACALFRS
- a CDS encoding M18 family aminopeptidase: MEHLTEYLDDLFAFIRHSPTAYHATAGVLDHLTQQGFKRLDEAVSWSNLPPGSYSVVRNGASLIAFTLSQDPQAGMPMRMAGAHTDSPSLKIKPNPVQVRHGCVQLGVEMYGGLLLAPWFDRNLSIAGRVTWSCDTGPMRCSLIDFTRAAAIIPSLAIHLDREANEKRQIDRQTDLVPIIMLTETADPPDFNELVRKELVRLHPEAAMATILAFDLFLYDLQPPCRAGLNGEFITGPRLDNLLSCHALARAMTAAPDNNCNRLIVFNDHEEIGSLSRSGAQGPFLKSVLQRLYPDPDLLQRVVARSLFISVDNAHAVHPNFATRHDPNHLVMLNQGPVIKVNAAQRYATDAITAGLFRQLCTKADIPYQEFVMRNDLACGSTIGPLTAAEIGIPTVDVGVPQLAMHSIRETIGHLDGWYLLQAMTAFFAAEDTQIHCPDPGF
- a CDS encoding universal stress protein, with the translated sequence MDRFSTSLLGEAKTLLLATDGSPFSDGAIQEAMFFGQACQATVIVLHVVHTQVESITAANFEVRKGREKLTPHFDYIRAMARDIGVTLEVVVVGSSSPEKTIVEQARLRGADVILIGRHGKAGRLSLLVGKMTAKVMEQGFPRVLVAPKDFIISGNRILVGINNSANSRRAIEEAISLGHTCTTLQQIIMLAVAPSEEEGESARALLEEVSLLTEQAAPPVPCEFLLEVGDPVEQILKTADTRDVDMILIGNRSKGGMPKVFKGHIADNIIGRSRCSVLVVTA